TCATCCAGAGAAAGTGCTCTAGTGATAAGTTCCCAATTAGAAGGGACGTTCTTTTCCACCAAATAGTGAATTATTTCACCTTGAAGTAACAGACTGTGCTTTCCTCATCCTAGTGAGGTGTCCCATCTCCACACCCTTATAGTGCAGAAAAATGTGTGCAAAGAGTGTGCTGAGAGTTAAGTTCTAATTCAAGACCATTAAACAAGATGAACCTAGGGAGTGGGAACAGCTTATTCAGACACAGGTATCTTACCCTGGTTTGACATCAATGTTAGTTCTGTCTCTAAACAAAGACCTAGAAGCACAGGCATACAAGGTATGGGTAAATATCACAGCAATGATTCAAGTCTGACTTCATACAAGAACATGACAACTAAAGACAAAAGAGGTCAACAAAGTTAAAAACCAAGTTGTAACATTTCACAGAAGAGCTGACAAGCACAGTGAACAGAATGCTACAATATCAGGAAATTTAAgaatgtgcttttaaaaagtctgtCTGCATTTGGTTTCACAGACTTTGAACTCAAATTCAGCCCGAAGTAACAAGCTAAAGCAGCACCTTGCTGTCTTACATGAAGTATTGCCTTCTATACATCACATGCCAATAGCTACAAAACCTCACACCTCACCTGGGTATGAGGTACTTACCCAATTCCTTATCTCAACCAGAAAAGAACTATCAATGGGGGGAAGGTGGTGGCTGACACAGCTTGCTTTTATTTGGTCCTGAACCTCATTATTTGAAGCTGTTGTccaatcaaaataaattattagtaAATGATCTGAAAActttgctgttttctgaaaatgaagattGCATCTGCTGTCTAAACCATGGTATGGATGTTAATGGTAGTTAATTCATCAGTCACAGTTCTTCCAGCTGTGAGGAAGTTCAAGAGATTATCTCCATACAAGCATTCATGTGTAAATTTTGTTCTGTATTAATCTGAAACAAATATTCACTGAGATTTCAGAAACACCAACTCATAATCTGAACCACGTGACAGACGATAGGCCAAGTTAGACTTTTACTGTTTTAAGCAATCTTCACTACAGAATTGTATTTTGCAGAGTTCAAAAGCCATTTTCTTGTCTTGGATTACTAGTGTTTGCAGAAGGGGAAGGGACCAGATAATCACAAAGCTCAAAAATCATCCTCACTTTTCACCTGCGTGGGGTGGCGACAAGAAATTGTCAAGCTTACCTATCTGCaataatttttccctttatcATTAGAAAGAATAGGCTAGTTTGCACCATTCACACAGGAGTTGATGAGCCTCAAGTCTTCTACATAACTTGTGCTCTTTGCTTTTACCCTTCCCGAACTCTGCCCTGCCTCCACTGTgccctctccagcttcctttGGTTCTACAGTGTAAAGTGCCTCAGCAGTCTGTCCCTAAACTGCAGGTTTAGGAGTAAGGCAGAGTTCCCAACATCACCTAGCAGAGCAGATCTTAACTGTGCTGGAAAACTTCCTTCCAGTGGGTTGTTAGTAACAGTAATAGAGCTGAGGTTTCATCCCTCGCAGGGAATCATCACACTGCTTTTCATCAGCATCCCCACTCACTAGCAGGTCATGGGGAGAGCTGTCACACGGGAGCACCAGCTCTGAGAAATCATGCACGAAGTCCTCTTCAGAGGCCAGCAGCAGCTCGTTCCAGGCAGAGATGTCCAGCTTGCCTGCAGTACCACCATACTCTTCAGGAAGGATCACTGGAGGAATGTTGTGGTGAAGGGAATTCAGATCACAGCCATGaagaaaaaactgaagaaagcaaaagagcTTTAAAAGTGCACATCAAACACTTTACAGCAAACTGCTGGTCAGCTAACAAGCTTATTTTGAGCTAAAGAACAACTTGAAGAAGTGATGTGTTCATGGGAAGTGGCAGCACAGAACAGCGGGCAGGTGCAGTCAGACACAGTGAGAGAAGTCTTGAGACAATCCACACCTTGTGCAGATTAAATCCCTGCAGGAGAGACTTGACACATGCCTGGGCTGAGGTTCCAAATTCAGTTCATCCCCAGGTTTGCTCATAGGATTGAAAATGTTTATCCTTGTGGACAAAAAAGTCATCCTAGGCAACAACAGTCCTGTGGAGAGGACACTGGTGCCACACATAAGGGCAAAGAGCAAGAAGGGGCAACACAGTTTTTCCTGTGACACTACCTCATGAACAAAGTGCTACTTGCCCAAATAATCCAACCACAGGGATGTCCTGGATATGGAGCATATGTACTGAAGTTCCATATTAGTATGCCAATATTGAGTTCCTCTAAGTTTCTGTCTCACAGAGAATTTTCCCAAcaggcatatttttaaaaattaaagcagaaagtAAAATAGCACTAACATTTTTCTAGCTGTCAAGTATTTatagtttttcttatttttttacttaagaGTGGTCAAGCAAGGAACTTACAAACATTAATGTTAAAATCACACAAATCCTTACCCTGTTTGCAatcttttccttcagaaaaggcTTGATGATTGCAAAAATGCCTTTGAATATACGAGGCTCATTAATTATGTTAACAGCCTTTATTCGAATGGGGAATCCATCCTGAAGGGTAAAGAAGATTTTTATAATGGAGTTTAAAGAACATTTGCCACTTTTATCTTTCTAAAATTTCCTGAGACTGACTGCCAGCACAACCCACTGGATCCCAAACTTTAACCTGAGGTACCAACATAAACCAATACAACAACAGAAATTCAACTTGTTACAGGCAGCAGTCCTAGGATGACATCTGTAAGCATAAAAGCAAAGTCAAGGGACAAAAAAGACCCACCACCAAAAAATATACTGCTATCAATAAATCCTCATTTCTAATGCTGACAAAACACTTAGATAACCCCTGTCCTTTGGGTATTCCCAGCCTTGGTAAGGATGCAGTCACAAAGTGATGtctgcagctcctgaggagTGCATCACTCTCAGTGCCAGAGCAGGCTGCTTCTAACAGTGTGTCCAGCTACAAGATTTGGTGCCCAAGATACTCTAAATGTACTTTTGTGTGAAGAAGGAATCTAGTATCCCTAGGACACACTGTTTCCCATACAGGACAGTTTAAAACAACAGCTTATTATGGGttttttgctgcagaaatttatttgcagaaatatttttcataggCAAAAGCTCATGATCAGCAATTAAGGACTCAGTGAAGTTTCCTTCCCCTCTAACCAGCTCTACATATACAAATCTGTCAGTGCTTGGAGTGAAGAGCAGacagcaggctctgctggaatatttttctccatAGGAACGTCAGTGAATTACCTCATctttgcaggagctgcagctcagcaagaCTGATGCAACACATTTATATTCCACCATATCTTTATGTCCTTCCCCAAGtccagctatttttttttgcGAATATCTTCCACTAGGAAGAGCAGGACACCCATGGCTTTATTTGTACTAATTAAATAATGGACTTACAGTTAAATGACACATTTAGATCATAATGTAAAGGAGTGAGTTCTTATAAAGGCCTTCCTTAACTCACCAGTCCCATCTCCATAGACTCCCCTGATTGACCCTATACTTCCTGATCCCCCATGGATACAATAAAGGacctgcccagctcagctcagaacAAAAGTAATGATGGAATGAACCCGTTCAAAAGAAGTTTTCTCATCTCACTCCTCCAGACTATATGAACATCAAGTGAAACCAGACTTTCCTGCCACTTTGGCCAGGCTACTCCTGAATCCTTTCCCCCTTCCTGTTTTGTCCAGCTTCACTGTGTTTACACCCTTGCTCTAACTTGCTCTCCAACACTTTCCTTCCACACATCCAGGCACAGAAGTTTTCATTACTGTCTCTTTTGCTGCCCTGTGCTAAAGAAGACTCTGCCTTCAGGCCATGGATGGAAATCCTCCTCAAATCACACCCATTCAAAAGTCCTCTTAAAATTTTTGCAGCGGCACTTGAGCTGGAACCTGCACTTGCCCACTGTCTCCTCTCAAACTGTAATTCTCTGCTCTCTTTGTTCCTTACCACTACCTAGCAGAACTGCTTTTGTCTGTTCCAACTCAAAGTCTGCATTTCTAATGCAAATTTAGTTTTAGGGATGCAAAAGTCAAAAAAGGGGCAAGTGAGGCAAGCTGGCTGTAAGGGTGTGAGAAGCTAATTGGGCAGAGGCCTGTTTAACTCTGCTAGTGAAAGCCAAGATGGTGAAGTTTGTGGTGACATGTGGAGTCAAGAACTCTGCACACAGAAGCAATCATTTACAATGCACAAGATTATTTTCCCATCAATTCAGGTCTTACCTGAAGAATTCCAATCACTTTTTTGGCTACAAAAGGACCAAAATGAGACGCCTTAGATAAGCTGACTCCTTTGTAGTCTGCCAGGATTACAATTCCATTCACCTGGGTCTCTTCGGACTGAATGAGTTTTTCTAAGGTTAAGTATATGGCACGAATGTTCTCGGTAATCGGATAATTACTGGGTGTCCATCTGTCTGAGGTTACAAGACAGGGATGGTAAGTTGGAGAGTGAAGATAAGCTAACAGTACACATTCcataaaactgtttttttgttttcctcaacTCAAAAGTTACTCTGTATAGCCACAGTTCTAGTTCAGAGCAGCCTTTCTTAAGCAAGAGGTAAATGGCAACTCATGTTTATGTCAGGGAGCAAAAACAATGGTTTTAAGAACCCCGTTCTCCACCCAGCACAGCTCATTAATACCAGTTTCAGCTCAGAAAGAAGGCAGGTAAATGGAAAAGACAAGAATGAATGAAGAGAAACTTACAGCAAGCCTGGCAGCACCAAAAGCACATTAAAGACTGATTATTTACACAGGAGTCAAAGCTGTAGGCTTCTCTCTCTGCTTATTGTAAAAGCAAATTATGAGCTTCTAAGGGTAGGCCAGCAGCCCTGATTCAATTTGAGTTACtgcatattattttttcttgaattgCCTAATATTTCATCAGCCCACCTCACTGCGTTTTCGTTTTGGTGTGACCACAGTTATTGCTGACACAGGAAGAGGAACTGGAATAATAATGGCTAAGGACCAGCATGTCCCTTCCCTAGTCAGCTTTTCATATTTGAGAGAGCCCACATACTCTGTGCAAGTCAGCACTGTTCACAGGAGTGCAGGGAACAGGCTTTTGGCCCAGACACACCTcgaggacagggacagagacactCAGGACTGAGTACCTGGGCGGATGCAGACGACGTGGCGTCCCTGCGGGTCGCGGTGAGGCAGCACAGTGACAAAGCCTGACTCCAGGACAGGCTTTATTGCAGATGGCTTCAGGTTACTGAACACCTCTGGCCAGGTCCTCCTGCAGGTGTGGTAGTTCACCAGGAGCTGAAGGGCTCGATCGTAATCAAACTTCCTGGCTCGGAGGAACCTTAGCAAAAAAGCATCGTCCAGGCACGTCCCTAGGGAAGGATAGTCCTTGCACACCATATCTCGGAGTGCCTGCACGTCACGAAGCCTCCATTCAGgcttctcctggagctcctcccGGGCTTTGGTAACAAGCTCAGGAGACAGGGTACAAACATACTTTGGTCGGTCTGGCAGGAGCTCATTGTCCGATGGAGACCCTGCTGACGGACTTGTCCTGGTGCAGTCGCTCTCTCCTGACATAATGTAGCAGGAATCTGTCAAAAAACAAGTGCTGCACATGACAAACAAACCCACAGACTTACAACCACATCGACTGTTTACATATTTATTATCTGTATCCCTCTGTTTCCTAAATAAACACATTGCCTTTCCAAGAAGCAGCACTACAGTCAAGGCATTCATTGTAATTCTCCTCCCAGGATTAGAAAGTGCAAGTTACTCTAATCTCTTTATCCTATCTAGCAGGTAGGATGCTGCCTTGGATGAAACCTAACCAAGtaacattaaaatacagaattacaCAGCTTCATTGCAAAGCACAGAATTTAATTTGCCTTAATGTTTATTTCCTATGTCCAGTTGGAAactaaagcaaagcaaacatcCCAGTTTGTCCCGATTCACAAATTTGGTCAAATTACACCCTATTCTGAGAAGCTCTCCCATCTAAACTCAGACAGCCAGGAGTTTTCCTTAACTTCTATGGCAAACATATGCACTTACCAACACCTCTGCCCAGGGGAATGTTTTGAGCAATTCACGAACAGCAGCACTCAGGAACGTAAGAAATGGCTGTAGTACACAGACTGGATGAGCAGGTAAGAAAATTGCAGACTCTTATGCTGGCACTGTATGGGTATTGAGGCTGGCTTAATCTAGTTTTAACTTTACAGGGTGATGCCAATATGTCTGAGCTGAAATTCCAAATCCAGTCACAAGCAGACAGCGATgagtaaaaatttaaaaatcacgAGTCTGCCATAATTCCTTTAGCTGGACCTGCGACTGGCAGGGAAATACGGCTTCATTTTGCTGACCTGTTCGTCTTCAGTCACTCATAGCTCATCACACCGCTCCTGGCTGTCACACGGAGCCGCCTGCCACAGGGACACTGTCACCCATAACCACCTTCCTCCTGCACTGACAGACCTCTCAATGCCTCGCTCCCACCTCACCTTCCCCAGCTGCTCGGGAGGGCCCCCGGGATCGCTCCCGGGGACGCGTTTCACCACGTACAGCCCGGGCTGGGCAGCACCAAACCCGAGCGCCGGAGCGGCCGACCGGGCACAGGGGCGAGGAGGCTGCAAGGGACGGCCAGGCCCCGCACAGCCCCTCAGCCCCGGGGCCCGCAGCCCGCCCGTACCGGAGCTCCCGGGCCCCACAGCCCGCCCGTACCGGAGCTCCCGGGCCCCACAGCCCGCCCGTACCGGACTCCCGGTCCCACGGCCCGCCCGTACCGGAGCTCCTGGGCCCCACAGCCCCGGGGCCCACAGCCCGCCCGTACCGGAGCTCCCGGGCCCCACAGCCCGCCCGTACCGGAGCTCCTGGGCCCGGGCACCCCGGAACGGCCCCGGCCGCTCGGAAGTGACGCACCGGCCGCGCCTGCGCCATGGCCCCGGGGCGGGGCCCGCGGCCTCGGGACTGTCCCGGAGCCTGCGGCGGGGCGGAGCCGGTGCGGTTCGGCCTGGGGCCCAAAATCGGGGCTGCTCTGTCTCTGGCATCTGCTCCGTGCAGCGAGAGGGAGGCTCGGGGCCGCTTCCCGAAGGGACATCTGGCCTTCAGTTCCACCTCATCCTCCGTGACAGCGGCAGGCCACTGCCTCCAGCCGTGAGCCAAGAACCACAGGATTTTATATCTATACACATACATGCgcatatgtatgtataaatatatatgtgtttatatatacatacatcTACACACAAACATACATAAAACATACTTTATAAAACATATATTTTGCActtacatattttatatttacagaatttatctataaaatatattttattacatatgtatatttatttatacatcTATATGTATGCGTACATGCGCATTTAAATACGTATAGATATATGTAtgttgtgtgtgtatataataTTGCTGTATATGTAATTATATAACAGCAAATATATATTACCTATTTATTGTgcataaatattatatatattattgtatattatatatagtATTATAGTATCGTATTGTATAGTATTGTAGTATTATAGTattatatatatgatatataattatatatattatataatatgtatgtatatattatatatacagcaaatatatttactgaTATAATCTATAGCTTAGATACTATTTCTATATAATATAAtcacatatataaaatacattttatttttatatgtatatatacacatatatgtactCATACACATGCatatataaaacatatatatcatatatttttaacatatatatatattaatcccagggcagctcccagccagagCACAGCCTTTGTTCCCCCATTGTGGCCAAGCTGGTACCTGTGAGGCAGCAGTGACCCAAACAGAGGGGAAAGGCAGCCGAGAATGGGgccacagcagcacctgcacaccCTGGAGCCTCTCTCTCCCTGGCAGCCTGAGCTGGTGTGGGATCACTGACCAGAGCTAGGGCAGCCTCAAAGCACAGCTGGATGGAAGCAGGGCCCGAGAGACATCCCGGCTCTATCCTGAATTTAAACCACAACAGAAGGACAAAATCTTAATAAAAGGAGAATTTTGGGGTAGTTTGGCTTGGTTTTATGCCAGGATAGAAAACTGTATTATCCCACAGGAGGTCAGGCAGTGGTGATGCCTGACCTGTCTGCATGGAATTTGTAATAAAAAAGATGGTCACTCCCAGGTTTGCTACATTAAAAGGGGTTCACCGGGgagtgctggggagggggaaatgcCACGTTTAACCCCACAGATCAAGGGACACGGAGATTGACTGCAAACGCCTCAGTATCCTGCCAGGGACTGTCCCTAGGGCGCGGTGgtttctgctcctctctctcGCTGTAACCCGTGTTCTCTGCCAGGAGAGGGAGTCAAAGACAGTTGGACAAAGAGTGGGAATCCTAGGAACCCGCAGTGGGAATCGAGGCCCTTCTGCAGAATACGAGGTTcagctctgtttttttcctctgccttccaAAGTAGAAAACGTTTCAGTGACACTGTATCTGGTAAGAGATATGCCGTCATGGAAAATGGAATGTCATAGATGTCCACCTGCAGAGAGCTGTTCCAGGGGAGGGGAATACATTCATTCCAGCCTGTGCTCATGGTCAAGCCCAGACATGGGTGCAGCCTGGCAAGCCGGTGCCTGGAGCTGGGTCCAGTTCGGATCTGAGTAAGCTGGACCTGTTTGTGATGTTGATCTGTGCCCTTTCCAGTAGATATGTGGGATAAATgagcttggaagggacctcaggagAATAAGAGATTTTGCATTACTCCATTTCCATTCATACAGCTCCTGGACACAGAGACCTGCAGCACAAGTGTGACAGAAGCAGCCAGGTGGGACCTGGAGTCCCAGGTGGGTGCTGTGGAGATGGATCTGTGGCTCCCAGCTGAAGGGATTACAGAATTTTGTAGATCACCTGATCACCAGGATCACCTAATTGCTGATCTGAGAAAAGGCTTCAAAACACTAAACAAAGCTGCAAACAGGAATTTATTCTAGAGGTTGCAAAATCTGCTTGGCATTCGCATCTCTCAAACAAGGGAGGAAAATTTATCAGGGAGGTGAGAGTTCCAGTCCTAACTAGTTAATGGCTGCTGCAACAGGGTGTTAGGAGTGAGCAGGGATGCTTGAAAGGAGTGACATGTGAATGAAGCTCTGTTTTGGGGAACAAGAAGGGCAGGAAATAAGGGAGAATCAGTAACAATCAGTTGAGAGatatggaaaatgaaattaaaataaatgcaagagGAGGTGAGAGAGAATGATGAACAAAAGTAGAAGTGAGGATATTGAACAATGAGGAAGAGCTGGGAGTGAAATACAATCTGGGGATCATCCCCAGATGAAGTGACTGTCTTACCTCAGCTTTTCTTATGTGAGGAATGAATGGGAGTGAGGGGGTTCAAGCATCAAGCCAAATTTTTGGGGGAGTTTGAAAATACTGGCACAGGAAATCAGAGGAACTGTAGCAAGAGCTTCTGTAACTTACTCTTCCTGGTGTTGGTATCCTGTGACTAGAAACCAGTAAAGGCAGAACCTGTCCATAACAAAGTACAAGCTAAAACCTGAAAACAAGCATCCAGGAACCGATAGTCCCAGGAGATGTGATGGCTGTAGCCTGAATTTAAATTCTTCTTCCTAGGAAGGAGAGTTTTGTTCTTGTCCACTGCATCAGAAGGGAGAAGGACATGGGGCACCACATGCCCACAACTCTCCCCAGCTGAGAGGAGGTGTACCCCACCAACTCTCCCACTCCATCAGGTCCAAACCTACAGTCTTTGCAGGAGTTTTTGTCAGGAGTTGTGTTGTGACCTTGGGAACCACACCTGGAGCCCCATGGGGAATCCCACCCTTCTCATGTTCATCTCTCCTATCACATGTGATTCATACCTCTCTCAGCTCCTCTCCTGGGTGCTCCCATGCTCTGCCGTTGTGTTATAAATGAGTGGCTGTTGGTGTTGGTTGATATTTAATGAAGTCCATGTAATACTCTTCACTTATTTACTTATCCAATCCCAGTCCTAATACCCAGCCTGGGAAAGTTATCTTGGCTTCTTTAAGGTTTTCCACCATTAGCAATAAACATTTTACAGTCTTGGCAAGCTGAGGCTGAAAAGCAAGAGCATGACTTCAAACAGCACTGCTCACAGAAAAGGCTTTAAACTGATATTAAATCACTAAACTGTGCAAACGTAACAGTCCTGTAATAAAGATAATCTGTGAGCAGTTCACAGGAGTTCCAGGAGGGACTCTGGTGCTTGGATTGCAGGTAGAACATCTGGGCCCCACAAACTACAGAACCCTTTTGGGCAATTcagtgtcagagcagagagCCGCTCATGCTGCACTGCGGGACAGGGTCTGCCTGAGTGTGAGGGCTTCCATCTCAAACCTgagctgcttctcctgcaccagtGCAGCAGAACAGGAAGAGCTACAGGGGAGCAGCAGTCCCTATTAATCACCCCAGTCAGGGCCATACCAGGCTCCAGACATGGTGCCTGGCTGTGACACAGTCCAACAGCTATTC
This genomic stretch from Cinclus cinclus chromosome 18, bCinCin1.1, whole genome shotgun sequence harbors:
- the TTPAL gene encoding alpha-tocopherol transfer protein-like isoform X5, giving the protein MSGESDCTRTSPSAGSPSDNELLPDRPKYVCTLSPELVTKAREELQEKPEWRLRDVQALRDMVCKDYPSLGTCLDDAFLLRFLRARKFDYDRALQLLVNYHTCRRTWPEVFSNLKPSAIKPVLESGFVTVLPHRDPQGRHVVCIRPDRWTPSNYPITENIRAIYLTLEKLIQSEETQVNGIVILADYKGVSLSKASHFGPFVAKKVIGILQDGFPIRIKAVNIINEPRIFKGIFAIIKPFLKEKIANRFFLHGCDLNSLHHNIPPVILPEEYGGTAGKLDISAWNELLLASEEDFVHDFSELVLPCDSSPHDLLVSGDADEKQCDDSLRGMKPQLYYCY
- the TTPAL gene encoding alpha-tocopherol transfer protein-like isoform X6, translated to MSSCQTDQRTCLDDAFLLRFLRARKFDYDRALQLLVNYHTCRRTWPEVFSNLKPSAIKPVLESGFVTVLPHRDPQGRHVVCIRPDRWTPSNYPITENIRAIYLTLEKLIQSEETQVNGIVILADYKGVSLSKASHFGPFVAKKVIGILQDGFPIRIKAVNIINEPRIFKGIFAIIKPFLKEKIANRFFLHGCDLNSLHHNIPPVILPEEYGGTAGKLDISAWNELLLASEEDFVHDFSELVLPCDSSPHDLLVSGDADEKQCDDSLRGMKPQLYYCY
- the TTPAL gene encoding alpha-tocopherol transfer protein-like isoform X3 is translated as MNALTVVLLLGKAMCLFRKQRDTDNKYVNSRCGCKSVGLFVMCSTCFLTDSCYIMSGESDCTRTSPSAGSPSDNELLPDRPKYVCTLSPELVTKAREELQEKPEWRLRDVQALRDMVCKDYPSLGTCLDDAFLLRFLRARKFDYDRALQLLVNYHTCRRTWPEVFSNLKPSAIKPVLESGFVTVLPHRDPQGRHVVCIRPDRWTPSNYPITENIRAIYLTLEKLIQSEETQDGFPIRIKAVNIINEPRIFKGIFAIIKPFLKEKIANRFFLHGCDLNSLHHNIPPVILPEEYGGTAGKLDISAWNELLLASEEDFVHDFSELVLPCDSSPHDLLVSGDADEKQCDDSLRGMKPQLYYCY
- the TTPAL gene encoding alpha-tocopherol transfer protein-like isoform X4, whose product is MNALTVVLLLGKAMCLFRKQRDTDNKYVNSRCGCKSVGLFVMCSTCFLTDSCYIMSGESDCTRTSPSAGSPSDNELLPDRPKFLRARKFDYDRALQLLVNYHTCRRTWPEVFSNLKPSAIKPVLESGFVTVLPHRDPQGRHVVCIRPDRWTPSNYPITENIRAIYLTLEKLIQSEETQVNGIVILADYKGVSLSKASHFGPFVAKKVIGILQDGFPIRIKAVNIINEPRIFKGIFAIIKPFLKEKIANRFFLHGCDLNSLHHNIPPVILPEEYGGTAGKLDISAWNELLLASEEDFVHDFSELVLPCDSSPHDLLVSGDADEKQCDDSLRGMKPQLYYCY
- the TTPAL gene encoding alpha-tocopherol transfer protein-like isoform X1 gives rise to the protein MNALTVVLLLGKAMCLFRKQRDTDNKYVNSRCGCKSVGLFVMCSTCFLTDSCYIMSGESDCTRTSPSAGSPSDNELLPDRPKYVCTLSPELVTKAREELQEKPEWRLRDVQALRDMVCKDYPSLGTCLDDAFLLRFLRARKFDYDRALQLLVNYHTCRRTWPEVFSNLKPSAIKPVLESGFVTVLPHRDPQGRHVVCIRPDRWTPSNYPITENIRAIYLTLEKLIQSEETQVNGIVILADYKGVSLSKASHFGPFVAKKVIGILQDGFPIRIKAVNIINEPRIFKGIFAIIKPFLKEKIANRFFLHGCDLNSLHHNIPPVILPEEYGGTAGKLDISAWNELLLASEEDFVHDFSELVLPCDSSPHDLLVSGDADEKQCDDSLRGMKPQLYYCY
- the TTPAL gene encoding alpha-tocopherol transfer protein-like isoform X2, whose protein sequence is MNALTVVLLLGKAMCLFRKQRDTDNKYVNSRCGCKSVGLFVMCSTCFLTDSCYIMSGESDCTRTSPSAGSPSDNELLPDRPKYVCTLSPELVTKAREELQEKPEWRLRDVQALRDMVCKDYPSLGTCLDDAFLLRFLRARKFDYDRALQLLVNYHTCRRTWPEVFSNLKPSAIKPVLESGFVTVLPHRDPQGRHVVCIRPDRWTPSNYPITENIRAIYLTLEKLIQSEETQVNGIVILADYKGVSLSKASHFGPFVAKKVIGILQFFLHGCDLNSLHHNIPPVILPEEYGGTAGKLDISAWNELLLASEEDFVHDFSELVLPCDSSPHDLLVSGDADEKQCDDSLRGMKPQLYYCY